In one Mauremys mutica isolate MM-2020 ecotype Southern chromosome 3, ASM2049712v1, whole genome shotgun sequence genomic region, the following are encoded:
- the LOC123366334 gene encoding kanadaptin, producing MESVAEGPEFGAFKRPALPPAAPLRGKEVGAAPRDPEGEAAGGEPPAESPPRAPGSAPGPLLPAAAPQPRYQEPPWGSSPPAEAGYGLETLKGGVIVGTLRLEGRSWFLVGRLPGCALALEHPSVSRHHAVLQYRGQAQPGFYVYDLDSTHGTFLNKARLPPRTYCRVRVGHTLRFGGSSRLFLLQGPEEDQESESELTVTQLKALRKQQQAKLEKTMLGEDSDEDEQEEKEERRHESNQSNDMSCSWGMGEDAEEDEVEENPIAIEFQEEQEAFYLKDPRKALQGFFDREGEELEYEYDDHGHNTWLCRVKLPVDDASGKQLVAEAIHSGKKKEAMIQCALEACRILDARGVLRQEAVSRKRKAKNWEEEDFYDSDDDTFLDRTGVVEKKRLNRMKKAGKIEEKPETFDSLVAKLNAAEKELSEITEKLKVSGKAQPQTASQDSLDEFMTEIKSGCSLDSVMRKKLHLRSFELRKEQQRLKGLIKIVKPAELPELKPQTGSHGLELESKPKKLTLPLFGAMKGGRKFKLKTGNLGKLPVRRPDIPESLLKMKDDGPEVEEEDEDEDEEQEIKAANIRTQKTEMKMAGEVEQETSLPASFPSKNLEPTPGIGFQSQPISKQLKTPENEYQVDLSQEKSQASERACKTFEESPKKKTKVNGPSRLQQALSSSQYPEDDPDYCVWMPPAGQSGDGKTHLNEKYGY from the exons ATGGAGTCGGTGGCCGAGGGACCCGAGTTCGGGGCCTTCAAGCGACCGGCGCTGCCGCCGGCGGCCCCGCTCCGCGGCAAGGAGGTGGGCGCCGCTCCCCGGGACCCCGAGGGGGAAGCAGCGGGTGGGGAGCCGCCGGCAGAGAGcccgccccgggccccaggctcggcccccggccccctcctccccgccgcggccccgcagccccgctaCCAGGAGCCGCCGTGGGGCAGTTCTCCCCCAGCCGAGGCCGGCTACGGCCTGGAGACCCTGAAGGGCGGCGTGATCGTGGGCACCCTGCGCTTGGAGGGCAGGAGCTGGTTCCTGGTGGGGCGGCTGCCGGGCTGCGCCCTGGCCCTGGAGCACCCGTCCGTGTCGCGGCACCACGCCGTGCTGCAGTACCGCGGCCAGGCCCAGCCCGGCTTCTACGTCTACGACCTGGACAGCACCCACGGCACCTTCCTCAACAAGGCCCGGCTCCCGCCCCGCACCTACTGCCGGGTGCGCGTGGGGCACACGCTGCGTTTCGGGGGCAGCTCCCGCCTCTTCCTGCTGCAG GGGCCCGAGGAGGATCAGGAGTCTGAGTCGGAACTAACTGTGACTCAGCTGAAGGCTCTGCGCAAGCAGCAACAGGCAAAGTTAGAGAAGACAATGTTAGGTGAGGACTCTGATGAAGATGAACAagaagaaaaggaagagagaagacATGAGAGCAATCAGAGTAACGATATGAGTTGCTCGTGGGGAATGG GGGAAGATGCCGAAGAAGATGAGGTTGAAGAAAATCCTATTGCCATCGAGTTTCAGGAGGAGCAAGAAGCCTTTTATTTGAAGGACCCTAGGAAGGCGCTTCAGGGTTTCTTTGACAGGGAAG GAGAAGAACTAGAGTATGAATATGATGACCATGGACACAATACCTGGCTCTGCAGGGTTAA GTTGCCTGTGGATGATGCATCAGGGAAGCAGCTGGTGGCAGAGGCTATCCAttcaggaaagaaaaaggaagcaatGATACAGTGCGCGTTGGAAGCTTGCCGAATACTGGATGCTAGAGGTGTGCTGCGGCAAGAGGCAG TATCCCGGAAAAGGAAAGCAAAGAACTGGGAAGAGGAGGACTTTTATGACAGTGATGATGACACTTTCCTTGACCGAACTGGGGTTGTTGAAAAGAAACGACTGAACAGAATGAAAAAAGCTGGGAAAATAGAAGAGAAGCCGGAGACTTTTGATTCACTG GTTGCAAAGTTAAATGCAGCTGAAAAAGAACTTTCTGAGATAACAGAGAAGCTGAAGGTTTCAGGGAAAG cccaaccccagaCGGCTTCTCAGGATTCCTTGGATGAGTTCATGACTGAAATAAAATCAGGCTGCTCCTTAGACAGCGTAATGAGGAAGAAGCTTCATTTGCGGTCCTTTGAATTGAGGAAAGAACAGCAGAGATTGAAAGGGTTAATAAAGATTGTTAAACCTGCGGAACTGCCAGAGCTGAAGCCCCA GACTGGGAGTCATGGTCTGGAACTAGAGAGCAAGCCTAAAAAGCTAACATTGCCTCTCTTTGGTGCAATGAAGGGAGGAAGAAAATTCAAACTGAAAACTGGAAACCTAGGG AAGTTGCCTGTCAGGCGTCCAGATATCCCTGAAAGCTTGTTAAAAATGAAAGATGATGGGCCTGAAGtggaggaggaagatgaggatGAAGATGAGGAGCAggaaatcaaagcagcaaacatCAGGACACAAAAAACTGAGATGAAAATGGCAGGAGAAGTAGAACAAGAGACTAGTCTTCCTGCCAGTTTTCCTAGTAAGAATCTGGAACCTACCCCTG GGATTGGTTTTCAGTCTCAGCCCATCAGCAAGCAGTTAAAGACACCAGAGAATGAATATCAGGTGGACCTATCACAAGAGAAGTCTCAAG CATCGGAGAGAGCATGCAAGACATTTGAGGAGAGCCCCAAGAAAAAGACGAAAGTGAATGGCCCAAGCAGG ctCCAGCAAGCGCTTTCCTCCTCGCAGTACCCAGAAGATGACCCAGACTACTGTGTATGGATGCCTCCTGCAG GTCAAAGCGGTGATGGCAAGACTCATCTGAATGAAAAATATGGCTATTAA